tcactgccatgtcactaatttgatgacgtgacaaTCACTGCcatacatgaaattccaattttacccctgggtttccaattcttttctcaatattttatcctcttcttaagggaaaaattggaatttcatgtgtgatagtgattgtcacgtcatcaaattagtgacatggcagtgattaagttggtcaaaggacgaaattttaaatgattaatgattgcaagactagtttgcaaggattagcgaatacatgaaccaatttttaaacgacccttaattgcaaggatgaaattaTTACGAAAGAATATGATGATATGTGACACACTAAATATAGCAAATACTGTTGTATGCCTTTCATTATTCCAGTTATCACACACATTGTAAAAAAAGTACATCTTCATTTATTACCTTCTCGTAAGTTGCAACACATTACATTTCCTCACAATTTCATTCATAGGataaacaaaagaaagacaaacatttaacaaaacaaaaaagtgaattttagtAGCAACTTATTCTAAGCTTAAACCTTAGCAAGTTTAATTGATCTAAGCTCTTGAATCAATTCCAccatattattataagaagagccACCAACTTTAATTGCTTTCTTAGCTTCAACACTCAACTCCTTAACTCTTTTCCTCATAGCAACTTCTTCCTCACCACCTTCCATCATCAACCTAATAGCATTCCCAATATCTTCCCTTTTCACAACCTCACTCCCAAACTCATTCCAATTCCTCCATTCTTTAGCTCCCACAGGAACACCAATTTTCAACACATCAACTACAAGTTTCTCATTGAAAAAATGTTCAGCAAATAAAGGCCATGTCACTGTTGGTAACCCAACATTCACACTTTCAACAACAGTGTTCCAACCACAATGACTCACTAACCCTCCAATTGCATGATTCTCAAGTATCAAAAGCTGTGGTGCCCATCCCCAAATCAAATAGCCTTTTCcactttctttcattttcttctcaaaCTCTTCAAGAAAAACACCaccttcttcattttcttcattttttctaaCAACCCAAATGAAATTATGACCTGAATTTTCAAGTGCATGTGCAATTTCAACTAACTGAGAATAAGGAAATTTATTCATACTGCCAAAACTTACATATAAAACAGAACCATCTGGTTTTGAATTCAACCATTTCAACCACCCTTCTTCTTTTGCACCTTCTTCTTTCCTTGCATACCCTCTTGCAGCTTTATCTGAATCATCTTGATTAGCCCATAAAGAAACAGGTCCAAGTCCCCAACTTTTA
Above is a genomic segment from Medicago truncatula cultivar Jemalong A17 chromosome 5, MtrunA17r5.0-ANR, whole genome shotgun sequence containing:
- the LOC11409873 gene encoding soyasapogenol B glucuronide galactosyltransferase isoform X1, with protein sequence MEDQTKPKLKSIFLPFLSTSHIIPLVDMARLFALHGVDVTIISTKYNSTIFQNSINLDASRGRSIRTHIIDFPAEKVGIPAGIEAFNVNTPKEMIPKIYMGLYILQPDIEKLFETLQPDFIVTDMFFPWSADVAKKLGIPRIMFHGASYLARSAAHSVEVYRPHLKAESDTDKFVIPDLPDELEMTRLQLPDWLRSPNQYAELMKVIKESEKKSFGSVFNSFYKLESEYYDHYKKVMGTKSWGLGPVSLWANQDDSDKAARGYARKEEGAKEEGWLKWLNSKPDGSVLYVSFGSMNKFPYSQLVEIAHALENSGHNFIWVVRKNEENEEGGVFLEEFEKKMKESGKGYLIWGWAPQLLILENHAIGGLVSHCGWNTVVESVNVGLPTVTWPLFAEHFFNEKLVVDVLKIGVPVGAKEWRNWNEFGSEVVKREDIGNAIRLMMEGGEEEVAMRKRVKELSVEAKKAIKVGGSSYNNMVELIQELRSIKLAKV
- the LOC11409873 gene encoding soyasapogenol B glucuronide galactosyltransferase isoform X2, whose protein sequence is MMYMYHLKIHADVAKKLGIPRIMFHGASYLARSAAHSVEVYRPHLKAESDTDKFVIPDLPDELEMTRLQLPDWLRSPNQYAELMKVIKESEKKSFGSVFNSFYKLESEYYDHYKKVMGTKSWGLGPVSLWANQDDSDKAARGYARKEEGAKEEGWLKWLNSKPDGSVLYVSFGSMNKFPYSQLVEIAHALENSGHNFIWVVRKNEENEEGGVFLEEFEKKMKESGKGYLIWGWAPQLLILENHAIGGLVSHCGWNTVVESVNVGLPTVTWPLFAEHFFNEKLVVDVLKIGVPVGAKEWRNWNEFGSEVVKREDIGNAIRLMMEGGEEEVAMRKRVKELSVEAKKAIKVGGSSYNNMVELIQELRSIKLAKV